The following DNA comes from Vigna radiata var. radiata cultivar VC1973A chromosome 4, Vradiata_ver6, whole genome shotgun sequence.
ataaaattcataaaatttaggTGTTTTGATTCTGCTAAGACAATATAAGTATTGAAAAATTGATACGATCAATCCTTAagtatttagttttaattagtaacataaatgagttttttatatatttttcttagactgtcgtttttttttaatatgagtttactttaaatgaaaaattatcagTTAATTAAGTACATTACATTTTCATAGATGATCTAACTCCAGAGTACTCAGACTTCTAAAATAAACCTTTAGTCCATAAAgtatcaatattaattatttaaatgataacaatatttaactatttaaaaatattcccTTCATTCCATCCACACGATGTTTTGCagtaatcttttattttaaaatgttctgTCTCCTCTTCCTTTCAATTCCAGGTGCTTTAAATCCTAATATGAAccaattataaaaagtaaagctaaagaattatattttagaaacttggaaagatagaaaaatgcatgtgagtCTCATATAATGTTCGATTCTTCATTAGCTTAAGCTATCAGCCAGCTCTAATAATATTCCATATTCTTCGtaatatacattaatttatttttggtgtgcaacatgtttatttgttgttttttatattcTCCCGAAACCTATTTTTAAATATCCACATCCATTATCCTTGCAGTCTTGATAGTGTGATTTGACTCTTGTGGTAAAACTTCAATGATGACAAATCTCCAATCACATTCTCAAGTTTTTTTTCGTGtgattaattctaattaagtCCCATTCATTAGTAGATAATTATCCTTATCAACATTTCATGTAACATCTCAATCTGAGAAGCTAATGAAATTAAGGTTCATTATATGAGCAATAATTTGTATGTTTAATTATTGTTCCAATTATTTCCTTAAAAATATCTATGGTAATATAGGGAAGAAGAGGTTTTGATGTTGTtgtaaaaattgataaaaatattttcgtATGTTGTGTAtgtgaatatttattatgtgtgaatatatttatgtattttatggGTTGGACGACCATAAAATCATCTTGAGATTAACTTAGTTGAATGGTCGATGATAAACAGTTGACGAGAACTCGTAATTATATTTGGATAAGATTTAAGATAAGAAATAATTAGAGTCATTGTACCGAAATTAGGCTGTGATTAAGATTTCACTAATCTTAGGCCCATgacgaaaactataaatatagatCAAAAGTAAGAAGTAGGTGATGAACGTTTACTGTACATTTATTACTGTTTTATTGAACTCCCGAACGGACGGTCAACTGAGTTAAGCAGAGAACCTTTGGCAGGTCGGGACATTATAAGGAAAGGAAGatatcagataaaaaaaaatcggacggctttgaaaataaaattgtgaagaTGCTTAGAGTGACTCGACTTCATAACcgaaacaatttatttataaataagataaatatgaatatttatattatattttatatttttttataattttattttaaaaatttataaaagatttttttaaaatatttatgagcATTTACGTGTGTTTAcgagttttaaaatacttacaaataatttttttaacaggtatttaatgaataataaaaatgataacaatCTGCTATTATTGCTAAATATAATCATTGATTGACTGCCTGAATAAATTATTTGTGATTTGATTTTGTGCCTTGTAACTTATCTATTGTTTTAATGGTCAGAGTGCAATCATGCTCAACTTTAATAATTTTGCAGCGGAAATTATGTGTTGGTTGCAAGGTATTTACTAAAATGGCCTATTGACTTTATACTATCTAATAATTCCTGAATAAGgtaaattgtttgaaaattttctgtATGGGGTtgtattttattgtcttttaaaaaggtttaattgcttATATAATTCGAGATTGAAATCCAATAAAGTAATATTCATGAATGGTAAAAAGTGGGtaagtaaaatataaagtaatatatgAATGATTAAGATAACtaatgtatttaattaataattcgTGCGTTTAcatttcacataattttttatgtatataatccAATTTCTCCTATTTGAGTATCACTGGAAATTGTGGTAAGATAATAAAGAGATTGGAATTGCATATCAATTTTTAGTCAAAGAATATTATTACTAGAATTGATCATACTAGAGGTTGAAGTATGATAAATGGAAGAAGATAATCTGAAGTGGAGAATCGtctctattttatattttgtttaccTTTCAAAAAGTAATATTCTTAGGAaactatctttttaaaaaacaatttttttctcaagttttttacaaaaatattccCATTAAGTGAGATAAGAATccacttttatttaattaaaacaaaactttctgaaaaatatattaataaattaatcattttattaaagaCGGAATACTTTagaaaactaatataaatattttagagtCAATTGTTACTTTAGAAGAACTATTGTCATTcattactataataaaatatttataacaacaACACCAGCTatatattctttcttcttctttttcatgcAAAAGCAcaatcattcttcttcttcttcttctcataaAAGTACACTCATCCTTCTCTTTTTATAGCACTTCAAAACCATGTGAGAAGAacaaccaacaaaaaaaaaaaaaagtaaaaaaaaaaaaaaaaactcgttGAAAATTTAACACGACTTTTAATGATAACTAATATAACTATCGTTTGAAagtattcaaataaaaaatagttttgaaaaaaaatgttattaacacgaaaataatatataagtagatcAATATATTGGATTGAAATTTAACTTCACTTATAATTccattttatgtttaattaataatgtgaTATGATCGATATTCATAAATAAGCTCAACTATTTTCCTTCGAGAAAAACCACAAATGAGTGGTGGGGTCGAAGGTGGGAAATAAGTCAACACACCGAATGACAACGAATTCATGATACACTAGATAGTGGCTGGTGATAAACTCACCGGAGCAATGGTCTCATAAATATCACAGGTAGTGATAAACTAAGTTTATAAAAACTTGGTCAATAATGTTTCTTAGACaatgatttttcatttgttttatctgaTAAATAGAGATacagaaacaaaaaaactaagaatatgaaaaaggaaaatcgcATCGATTATGCAGTGTGAGTGAGAGTTTGAAATATGTAGTGCATGTGCGATTATGGCAACTATTTTAAGAAATAGAATttaagtaaagaaaagaaaagaaaaaacgtgTAAGACAAACATGTCCTATAAAAAACAGAGCAGATGGGTTTTGTGGTTTGATTCTGAAGTGTAAGTGAAACAGAGAAGATGAACAGTGACAGGAGCAGAGGTGGTTGGAGAAGTTTTCCCTTCATAATTGGTCGgtcttcttctctctttatttGGCTGTGACTGTGAGCATTATATATTAATCgatgatatatatattaattagttaattaatggTTAAACTGGAACAGGTTCAACCGCAGGCATGTCAGTTGGTGGTGCAGGTATTATTGGAAACTTGATTGTGTATCTGATACGTGAGTTCAATGTAAAGAGCATCAATGCTGCACAGGTCGGAAACGTGGCAAATGGAAGCTCCAGTTTATTTCCCATTGTTGCAGCTATCATGGCTGATTCTTTCTTTGGACCTTTCTCTGTTGCCTtgctttcttcctttctttctttcctggTAATCTCTTCTCTGCATCTATATCAATACTCCAAAAACTTAACCTTAAACATCTTATTTTCTTATACTTCTTTCaatcaaattatgaaaatcTTATAAGAATACAATAATTAAACTGCATATGATAAGTCTATTAATAAAAAGACtaagctttttatttttatttgtttatgattattattgttattattaatagtaGCATTTATTGCTACCATAACAATGGACGGACAGTTACATATTAGTGTCTATTTCTTATTTCATATTACAAAAAATTCATCTTTCACTTATTCTCTTATTATctgtcaaatatttatttaaaaagtatatgtgaatattttaaaaattatgatattatgtaaatattttaaaatatatattttataattttttaaaataaaattacaaaaaaaatataaaatataatataaattaaaacttaattttaattaaatttaatctaataaattataaattaattttcattctaattacatttaatttaataaaatataaattaaattttaattttaattttttaccgtaataaatatttgcatgtATAAGTATTATGAAATTAGTCTAAGTGGTATACTTGCATTTCCTCTAGCTATCAAAAAGAACATTATATggattgattaaaaaaatcaatcattaTAAAACTAGGATTCATTTCTTGTCGAATAGGATTAAAATATCAATCATTTTTTGGTGTTAAGCATTTTGGACTAGCCATCATTTAAAAGATATTGTTAAAAGGTCATTGTCCTTCCATTCCTTGGATAGATAGAGAGAAGTAACTGAATTTTGGGTTTTTTCATGTTGTCAAAGAGTTGaacaataaaaatgaatgaatagtGCCTAATCGGATCATGTAGGAACAAGGTTCAAGTCTAACAATCTATCAAGATACCTCAATTGCATACATCAGTGCACTTTCACTTAACACCTATCATTAATTAGAAACGGCTCGTCTTGTCGTGACCTTCTTTTAAGTTTTCAAAACTTCCTTCACTCCATTCCTGCTCGAACAGAGAATCTATAACCGTATTAGCTGTATTACTAGAGGTTTTGGAAAACTCGGAATAAGAAAACACTCATCTTTAAATGGTTTGCTACTTAAATGCTTTCAGCATTCATCCGCTGTATActtggattattttttataaacagatattaaaatatctattattaactaataataaatatttataaatattaaccGTAATGCATTTTAgttaagtggggaaccgcgacatataagttcgatttatttacaaaattatcacCGCGCAgtattatgctgcggtttctggtgaaccgtgacataatgtgcgctgtataattcctattttttactagtgacaTAAAGGCAGACATTTGTGTGATCTTTAAATACTACTCACTGATTgatgtattaaataaaatgaacgaaacataatagttttttataatttcaggGCACTGTTATTTTTGTCTTGACAACAATTATAGGTTCATTGAAACCTAAACCCTGTAACAATGGATCAAACGCATGCAAGCCTCCTTCAAAGTTTCAATATGCAATCTTATACGGAGGCATAGCGCTGTGTGCACTTGGTTTTGGAGGTGCACGCTTCACAACAGCATCATTAGGAGCAAATCAATTTAATGAGACAAAGCATCATGACATATTCTTTAACTGGTTTTTTCTTACTTTGTACATTGCTTCTGTTGTATCCTTCACTGCCATTTTTTACATCCAAGATAATATCAGTTGGGCATGGGGTTTTGGCATATGTAGTGTGGCCACCTTCATCGGCCTAATCATTCTCGTACTTGGTTACCGATTTTATCGTCTTCATAAACCTCAAGGAAGCGCGTTCTTGGATCTTGCTCGTGTTCTTGTTGCATCTATCCGTAAATGGAAATCTCAGCTTTCTTCCACAGCAAAGGATTACTATATCGCCAAGGATGAGACACTTCCAATACAACCTGCTACAACTCCTGGAAAAAGATTAAGGTACTAAGTTATTCAAGTTTGTTGACTATGTTAAAGGTTTTATGTAgacaaaatcaatttacaacctagaaataatatataaaacaatgaaaacattaagttaattttgtaaaattaaattcaatttaaaatttatttattattattatataagaattataaattagatattattttaataaaatttattgtttattgttttattttattagataatttattaatgtctaagtttatgaatattaaatcaaagagaaaaaattatcgataaaatttgaaagaaaacttAATAATACGATaagattgtatatttttatatttatttaacatatattataaagataaaatgaatataagaaaaagtaaatttttgtcttattttttttttaaaaagtaagaaataataaaagataatataaaaattttatgtagATCAAAATAAAGTAACAGTATTATGagatatttttacattaatttaaaatatagtataagtaaaatgatttttgtattttttttaagaaataatataataaaaagtaagaaataacAGTGTAAAATGAATCTAAAAGATTGATGTGTAtccaatatattatatatttgaagatAAGATTTGAAACAGAAAACCTTAATATTAATAGTTCGGTAGATCAtgctactttttttaatttgtaaaagtgaGTTTTGAACTAGCAACAGTAACAACATTGTCGTACATGGAAATGCAGATTCTTCAATCGTGCAGCTCTGATAACTGATGGAGACCTTCAATCAGATGGTTCAATCGGGAAACCATGGAGACTGTGCACAGTTCAGCAAGTGGAAAATTTCAAAGCTATCATTGGAATCTTGCCACTATGGAGTTCAAGCATATTCCTATCAGTTCCAATAGGAATTCAAGCAAGCATGACAGTTCTTCAAGCTCTAGCCACAGATCGTCAAATAGGACAGTACTTCAATTTTCCAGCAGGTTCCATTAGTGTTATACCCTTAATTTCCACATCGATTTTCCTCACTTTTCTTGATAGGGTGGTTTGGCCTGCATGGAACAAGTTCAGTGGTAAATCTCCCACCACTCTCCAAAGAATTGGAACAGGGCATGTGTTGAATGTGCTTGGAATGGCTGCTTCTGCTCTTGTTGAATCAAAGAGGCTGAAGATGGTT
Coding sequences within:
- the LOC106758744 gene encoding protein NRT1/ PTR FAMILY 2.6, producing MNSDRSRGGWRSFPFIIGSTAGMSVGGAGIIGNLIVYLIREFNVKSINAAQVGNVANGSSSLFPIVAAIMADSFFGPFSVALLSSFLSFLGTVIFVLTTIIGSLKPKPCNNGSNACKPPSKFQYAILYGGIALCALGFGGARFTTASLGANQFNETKHHDIFFNWFFLTLYIASVVSFTAIFYIQDNISWAWGFGICSVATFIGLIILVLGYRFYRLHKPQGSAFLDLARVLVASIRKWKSQLSSTAKDYYIAKDETLPIQPATTPGKRLRFFNRAALITDGDLQSDGSIGKPWRLCTVQQVENFKAIIGILPLWSSSIFLSVPIGIQASMTVLQALATDRQIGQYFNFPAGSISVIPLISTSIFLTFLDRVVWPAWNKFSGKSPTTLQRIGTGHVLNVLGMAASALVESKRLKMVHSNPSTTMSILWLLPALVLVGIGESFHFPAQVAFYYQQLPQSLRSTSTAMISMIIGISFYLSTALIDQVQKSTDWLPDNINDGKLDHFYWMMVFIGGINFLYYLLCSTLYKHTKM